Proteins from one Elusimicrobiota bacterium genomic window:
- the ftsW gene encoding putative lipid II flippase FtsW: MRVETSKKSYNLWVFVITLILVSIGTIMVFSASGIMADYRYGTAFTFFLKQLLWVGIGLLSMLIFSAFDYNKLKKIVPVLLIFTVILLVMVLLLGPTIAGTKRWLKFGPVGFQPSEIAKLTVVFFLAWYVDRRTSKMKNFQDGLIRPFIIISIIAGLIYLERDVGVPVLIFLLALVLLFIGGLRKMYIVFAGLIVSPLIFYAILKEPYRLKRLTAFLNPWADPQGSGYQLIQSFLAMGSGGLAGKGLGNSQIKMLFLPEPHTDFIFPIIGEEFGLIGTMAILLLFFGLFYFGIKIALHAKNLFGTLLAFGITIMITLQMIINISVSIGIFPTKGLPLPFISFGGSSMVVMLTGIGILLNIGKQLKIKG; encoded by the coding sequence ATGAGAGTTGAAACATCCAAAAAATCGTATAATCTTTGGGTTTTTGTAATTACGCTGATATTAGTATCTATCGGAACTATTATGGTTTTTTCAGCAAGTGGTATAATGGCGGATTACAGATACGGGACTGCTTTTACATTCTTTTTGAAACAACTGTTATGGGTTGGGATTGGATTATTATCTATGCTGATATTTTCGGCATTTGATTATAATAAACTAAAAAAAATCGTGCCTGTCTTGTTAATTTTTACTGTAATTTTGCTTGTAATGGTGCTATTATTAGGACCTACTATTGCAGGCACTAAAAGATGGCTGAAGTTCGGTCCGGTTGGATTCCAGCCGTCTGAAATAGCCAAACTAACAGTTGTTTTTTTTCTTGCCTGGTATGTTGACAGAAGAACAAGTAAAATGAAAAATTTTCAAGATGGATTGATAAGACCGTTTATCATCATCAGTATTATCGCAGGTTTAATTTATTTAGAACGGGATGTTGGAGTGCCTGTGCTGATTTTTTTGCTGGCACTGGTACTTTTGTTTATTGGTGGGTTAAGAAAAATGTATATTGTCTTTGCTGGTTTAATAGTTAGTCCACTCATATTTTATGCGATATTAAAAGAGCCATACCGACTTAAACGGCTCACTGCGTTCCTGAATCCTTGGGCAGACCCGCAAGGCTCGGGCTACCAACTTATTCAATCGTTTTTAGCGATGGGTTCTGGTGGGTTAGCAGGAAAGGGACTCGGAAACTCACAGATAAAAATGCTTTTTCTACCAGAACCACATACCGATTTTATATTCCCAATTATCGGTGAAGAATTTGGACTTATAGGTACTATGGCTATTTTGTTGCTTTTTTTTGGACTTTTTTATTTTGGAATAAAAATAGCACTACACGCTAAAAACCTGTTTGGAACCTTGCTCGCATTTGGTATTACTATAATGATTACTTTGCAGATGATAATAAATATCTCGGTAAGTATAGGAATTTTTCCAACAAAAGGATTGCCATTACCGTTTATATCGTTTGGTGGTTCATCTATGGTTGTGATGCTGACAGGTATTGGGATACTTTTGAATATAGGAAAACAGTTAAAGATTAAAGGCTAA
- the murG gene encoding undecaprenyldiphospho-muramoylpentapeptide beta-N-acetylglucosaminyltransferase: protein MNKKVLIAVSSTGGHIYPGIAVADELKKNGYDVFFVDKGGQNSEIILKAGYRFYKISASGLKRKISYSNIAFFPSFIYRFLFSIYQSFKILKKEQPGIVIGFGSYISVSVILAASIRKIPSIVHEQNIIPGFANKISAVFANTVCIGFEKTKTCFPAAKVILTGNPVRQEIRNINPSPFTLHPLPFTCLIFGGSQGAHSINLAIVNAIDKFLLIKEKIHLIHITGEKDYEIVKNTYTTKKISAEVHKYLFNIETAYKKASVIISRAGAMTITELITVKIPALLVPYPYSTERHQKANADYLAENGCAVVIEENEIHKLVDKLLELLNQPETLQKMTDAYLKIAYPDATKTFCQLVKTYF, encoded by the coding sequence GTGAATAAAAAAGTGCTTATTGCGGTTTCGTCAACAGGTGGACATATCTATCCAGGAATTGCAGTCGCAGACGAATTAAAAAAAAACGGTTATGATGTCTTTTTCGTCGATAAGGGTGGGCAGAATTCTGAAATAATTCTAAAAGCAGGTTATAGATTCTACAAAATATCTGCAAGCGGATTGAAAAGAAAAATCTCATACAGCAACATTGCATTTTTTCCATCATTTATATATAGATTTTTGTTTTCAATATATCAGTCATTCAAAATCTTAAAAAAAGAACAACCCGGTATCGTAATCGGGTTTGGCAGTTATATTTCAGTATCTGTAATTCTGGCAGCAAGTATAAGAAAAATTCCATCAATTGTCCACGAACAAAATATTATTCCCGGGTTCGCTAATAAAATTTCAGCAGTTTTTGCGAATACAGTATGTATAGGGTTTGAGAAGACAAAAACCTGTTTCCCGGCAGCTAAGGTTATTTTAACAGGTAATCCAGTCCGCCAAGAAATACGCAACATCAATCCTTCACCCTTCACCCTTCACCCTTTACCCTTTACCTGCCTCATCTTCGGTGGCAGTCAAGGTGCGCACAGTATAAATCTTGCAATTGTAAATGCGATTGATAAATTTTTGCTGATAAAAGAAAAAATCCATCTTATACATATTACCGGCGAAAAAGATTATGAAATAGTAAAAAATACATATACCACTAAAAAAATTTCAGCAGAAGTTCACAAATACCTGTTTAATATAGAAACTGCCTATAAAAAAGCATCAGTAATAATCAGTCGTGCAGGTGCAATGACAATAACAGAGTTGATTACAGTAAAAATTCCGGCACTCCTTGTGCCATATCCATATTCAACTGAAAGACACCAGAAAGCAAACGCAGACTATCTGGCTGAAAACGGCTGTGCAGTTGTAATTGAAGAAAACGAAATTCATAAGCTCGTTGATAAATTGTTAGAACTTTTAAACCAGCCAGAGACACTTCAAAAGATGACAGATGCATACCTAAAAATCGCTTATCCTGATGCGACAAAAACATTTTGCCAGTTGGTAAAGACATATTTCTAA
- a CDS encoding ATP-binding protein yields MELLFPREIITCIEKWLDKPEIIVLLGGRQVGKTCIIKLLTQKLNPKECLYFDLEDTYNLQILSSVETFIGYVEAKGLNNAKKVYVFIDELQYLPEPAKFLKIIHDHYLNIKLIVSGSSSFEIRKRFTDGLTGRKIIFSVYPLSFKEYLVFKKSEFAKIKNEVSIKKIITNFKKMKKYNTLTPNLLPLFEDFMVFGGYPLPTLTAETEHRIMRLKEIHNTYIQKDIKDLAKIENIVQFNRLVSFLSLQIGGLLNLNEVCKEVGLTRRHIEKFIFILEKTFVLNLLKPFFTNRQKEITKMPKLFFCDTGLRNININDIRPLDIRQDKGAIAENCFFQEILKRKEPLQELYFWRTKEQHEIDFIIMENRQLLPVEIKYQKIKSPIIPTSLRAFINKFLPSKAVIVTRDYIDRIKLNKTDVFFIPLWMV; encoded by the coding sequence ATGGAACTGTTATTTCCACGAGAAATCATTACTTGTATTGAAAAATGGTTGGATAAACCAGAAATAATCGTTTTGTTAGGTGGAAGACAGGTTGGTAAGACTTGTATAATAAAATTACTTACCCAGAAACTGAATCCAAAAGAATGTCTATATTTTGATTTAGAGGACACCTATAATCTTCAGATTCTAAGCAGTGTTGAAACATTTATTGGTTATGTAGAAGCAAAAGGTTTGAATAACGCAAAAAAAGTTTATGTTTTTATAGATGAACTTCAGTACCTGCCTGAACCAGCAAAATTCCTAAAGATAATTCACGACCACTACCTCAATATAAAACTTATTGTTTCTGGCTCATCATCGTTTGAAATCCGAAAAAGATTTACAGATGGTCTCACAGGTAGAAAAATTATATTCTCAGTTTATCCGTTGAGTTTTAAAGAGTATTTAGTATTCAAAAAAAGTGAATTTGCAAAAATAAAAAACGAGGTATCTATCAAAAAAATAATTACTAATTTTAAAAAGATGAAAAAGTATAACACCTTAACTCCAAATCTACTTCCTTTATTTGAGGATTTTATGGTTTTTGGTGGATATCCATTGCCAACTTTAACAGCCGAGACTGAACATAGAATAATGCGGTTGAAAGAAATTCATAATACATATATTCAAAAAGATATAAAGGATTTGGCAAAAATAGAGAATATTGTTCAGTTTAACAGATTGGTTTCATTTCTTTCTCTTCAGATTGGCGGATTATTAAACCTGAATGAGGTTTGTAAAGAAGTTGGGCTTACAAGAAGACATATTGAAAAATTTATTTTTATTCTGGAAAAGACATTTGTTTTAAACCTGTTAAAGCCATTTTTTACCAATAGACAGAAAGAAATAACAAAAATGCCTAAACTGTTCTTCTGTGATACTGGATTAAGAAATATCAATATAAACGATATCCGTCCTTTGGATATTAGACAGGACAAAGGAGCAATTGCCGAAAACTGTTTCTTTCAGGAAATACTAAAAAGAAAAGAACCATTACAAGAACTGTATTTCTGGCGAACAAAAGAACAGCACGAAATTGATTTTATAATAATGGAGAATAGACAATTATTGCCAGTTGAAATAAAATATCAAAAAATTAAAAGCCCAATAATTCCAACTTCTCTCCGTGCTTTCATAAATAAGTTCTTGCCTTCTAAAGCAGTGATAGTGACAAGAGATTACATTGATAGAATAAAGTTAAACAAAACAGATGTATTTTTTATTCCGTTATGGATGGTTTAA
- a CDS encoding tetratricopeptide repeat protein: MGRFDWLETEVAKIQKASSEKERFDVNYYLQEAEKLFREGGYETALRSYSKALGEDPTAIPAWLGQVRCLLDLDELKEARVWVNKALEKFPESAELLSIKAVVLARMYEINEALVLSNRAISKKEPSKYIWLDRGFVLLSDNDETNAEHCFSKVLEGNPLEPFFNLRIGICYLDCKKFEKAKIYLEKCANISASNPLVWYKLGQCNEGLGFIDRALWCYEKSLALKPEFTKEVESVIQNLKGRGIFSKLKNRLKYFCVFLCGKVFELIIWMIGI; the protein is encoded by the coding sequence ATGGGTAGATTTGATTGGCTGGAAACAGAAGTAGCAAAAATACAAAAAGCATCTTCTGAAAAAGAGCGGTTTGATGTTAATTATTATCTGCAAGAGGCTGAAAAACTTTTTCGCGAGGGCGGATACGAGACAGCATTAAGGTCGTATTCAAAAGCACTTGGCGAAGACCCGACGGCAATTCCTGCATGGCTCGGTCAGGTCAGATGCCTTTTGGATTTAGATGAACTGAAAGAAGCACGCGTGTGGGTCAACAAGGCGCTTGAAAAATTTCCGGAGTCAGCAGAACTGCTCTCAATAAAAGCGGTTGTTCTCGCAAGAATGTATGAAATAAACGAGGCGCTGGTATTGTCAAACAGAGCGATTTCTAAAAAAGAGCCGTCAAAATATATCTGGCTTGACAGGGGATTTGTCCTTCTATCTGATAATGATGAAACAAATGCAGAACACTGTTTCTCAAAAGTTTTAGAAGGTAACCCACTTGAGCCATTTTTTAATTTAAGGATTGGGATTTGTTATCTTGATTGCAAAAAATTTGAGAAAGCAAAAATATATTTGGAAAAATGTGCGAATATTTCAGCATCAAACCCGCTTGTGTGGTATAAATTGGGTCAGTGCAATGAAGGACTCGGATTCATTGACAGGGCATTGTGGTGTTATGAGAAATCACTCGCATTAAAACCCGAGTTTACAAAAGAAGTTGAATCAGTAATACAGAATCTAAAGGGGCGTGGTATTTTTTCAAAACTAAAAAACCGGTTAAAATATTTTTGTGTTTTTCTCTGTGGTAAAGTTTTTGAATTAATAATATGGATGATTGGAATTTAA
- a CDS encoding ATP-binding protein gives MKNPFYLKPLPLNVPFCNREKEINDLVKHAENFTDVVFSSPRRYGKTSLIKRVQDILNKKGMITVYIDFYGISCIEDVSAKLTSGLYSVIYKKESLFKKTIKFFSGLRPVIKPDPETGIAITVEIARGKTGTQLLEETMKGFSEFLESSKTSCNIALDEFQEITELKESKTIEGIMRSYIQQQQNVSYFFIGSRRRILSDIFNDKKLSIAM, from the coding sequence ATGAAGAATCCATTCTATCTGAAACCTTTACCATTAAACGTTCCTTTCTGTAACAGAGAAAAAGAAATAAATGATTTAGTAAAACACGCTGAAAATTTTACTGATGTTGTTTTTTCTTCTCCAAGAAGATATGGCAAAACATCTTTGATTAAACGGGTTCAGGATATATTAAACAAAAAAGGTATGATTACTGTTTACATTGATTTTTATGGAATTAGTTGTATTGAAGATGTATCCGCTAAACTTACTAGTGGTCTGTATTCCGTTATCTATAAAAAGGAATCATTATTCAAAAAAACTATCAAATTCTTTTCAGGGTTACGTCCTGTAATTAAACCGGACCCAGAAACAGGAATAGCCATAACAGTAGAAATTGCAAGAGGGAAAACCGGCACTCAGTTACTTGAAGAAACAATGAAAGGTTTCTCAGAATTTCTTGAATCAAGTAAAACATCGTGCAATATCGCTCTGGACGAATTTCAGGAAATAACAGAATTAAAAGAATCAAAAACGATTGAAGGTATTATGCGTTCCTATATTCAGCAACAGCAAAATGTTTCATATTTTTTTATTGGCAGTCGGCGTAGAATTCTTTCAGATATTTTTAATGATAAAAAACTGTCAATTGCAATGTAA
- a CDS encoding ATP-binding protein: MDKNLILEILNDWNFWKKEQETGKNRNDYLKICMDSLKSNVILAIIGIRRAGKSYLMRQIAKNLISDNFKLENILVVNFEDQRFTNLYPEILQEIYETYLEFLKPSQKPFIFLDEVHNVPNWERWVRTIHELRKAKIVISGSSSKLLAGELATLVTGRHLDVYVYPLDFCEFLYFRDTPIKDQLDIISKKIEIKSFLREYMEWGGFPEAVLSEDKKRLLLTYFDDILTKDVEKRYKIKKVEVLRTLARFYLTNTAKPITFNSVRKVLNTATVTVEKFSAYLEAANLIFFVKRFSYSVKEQEKAARKVYTTDVGLANAIGFRFSENWGRLIENIVAIKLNKEQKFNPNLEIYYWKNNNKEVDFIIKDGLQVKELIQVCWDISDYDVKKRELKAMTKALDEFKLNKGLIITGDYENKEKIDNKIIEFIPIWKWLLRNFNG, from the coding sequence ATGGATAAAAATCTGATTTTGGAAATTCTGAATGATTGGAATTTTTGGAAAAAAGAGCAAGAAACAGGCAAAAATAGAAATGATTACTTAAAAATCTGTATGGATTCGTTAAAATCCAATGTTATTCTTGCTATCATCGGTATTAGAAGAGCAGGGAAGTCATACCTTATGCGCCAGATTGCTAAAAATCTAATTTCTGACAACTTCAAACTGGAAAACATATTGGTAGTAAATTTTGAGGACCAGAGATTCACGAATCTGTATCCGGAAATTTTACAGGAAATTTATGAGACATATCTTGAGTTCTTAAAACCTTCACAAAAACCTTTTATCTTTCTAGACGAAGTTCATAATGTACCTAACTGGGAACGATGGGTAAGAACTATTCATGAACTTAGGAAAGCAAAAATTGTCATATCCGGCTCTTCATCAAAATTGCTTGCCGGTGAGTTGGCAACACTTGTGACAGGTCGGCACCTTGATGTTTATGTATATCCGTTGGACTTCTGTGAATTTCTATATTTCAGAGATACACCAATAAAAGATCAACTGGATATTATATCCAAGAAAATAGAAATAAAATCATTTTTGAGAGAATACATGGAATGGGGTGGATTCCCAGAGGCTGTTTTAAGCGAAGATAAAAAAAGGTTACTTTTAACTTATTTTGATGATATTCTGACAAAAGATGTTGAAAAAAGATACAAAATAAAAAAAGTGGAAGTTCTAAGAACACTGGCAAGATTTTATCTAACTAATACTGCAAAACCAATAACCTTCAATTCTGTAAGAAAAGTTTTAAATACCGCCACTGTTACAGTTGAAAAATTTTCAGCATATTTAGAAGCAGCAAATTTAATTTTTTTTGTGAAGCGGTTTTCTTACTCTGTCAAAGAACAGGAAAAAGCAGCAAGAAAAGTCTATACGACAGATGTAGGACTTGCTAATGCAATCGGGTTCAGATTCAGTGAAAATTGGGGTCGCTTGATTGAAAATATAGTTGCAATAAAATTGAACAAAGAACAAAAGTTTAATCCAAATTTAGAAATTTATTATTGGAAAAATAATAATAAAGAAGTAGATTTCATCATAAAAGATGGATTACAGGTAAAAGAATTGATACAGGTCTGCTGGGATATAAGTGACTATGATGTCAAAAAGCGAGAATTAAAAGCAATGACGAAAGCGTTAGATGAATTCAAATTAAATAAAGGACTGATTATCACCGGTGATTATGAAAATAAAGAAAAAATAGATAATAAGATAATAGAGTTTATCCCTATCTGGAAGTGGCTGTTAAGAAACTTTAATGGGTAG
- a CDS encoding DUF2997 domain-containing protein, protein MPQEMEIEILPDGETKVHIKGIKEKKCIEYVEIFKKLIGKLKSQKLTSEYYEPETSINIESKRL, encoded by the coding sequence ATGCCACAAGAAATGGAAATTGAGATTTTGCCCGACGGTGAAACAAAAGTCCATATCAAAGGAATCAAAGAGAAAAAGTGTATAGAATATGTGGAGATATTCAAAAAACTTATCGGCAAACTAAAAAGCCAGAAACTAACATCAGAGTATTACGAACCTGAAACAAGTATCAATATAGAAAGCAAGAGATTGTAA
- a CDS encoding GxxExxY protein → MNTEKEFLYKEITGEIIESACNVHNTLGCGLLEKVYENSLVWDLELKKRKISTQKEFKVIYRWKEVGVYYADLVVDDKVIVEVKSVEKIDKVHRAQLLNYLRISGLRVGLIINFARPKLEYERFVV, encoded by the coding sequence ATGAACACAGAAAAAGAATTTCTTTATAAAGAGATAACAGGTGAAATTATAGAATCAGCATGTAATGTTCATAATACATTAGGTTGTGGCTTGCTTGAAAAAGTATATGAGAATTCACTTGTCTGGGACTTGGAACTAAAGAAAAGGAAAATATCTACTCAGAAGGAATTCAAAGTAATTTATCGTTGGAAAGAAGTTGGAGTATATTATGCCGATTTAGTTGTAGATGATAAGGTAATAGTAGAAGTAAAATCCGTTGAGAAAATAGATAAAGTCCATCGAGCTCAATTATTAAACTATCTCAGAATATCTGGGTTACGAGTTGGATTGATAATAAACTTTGCAAGACCTAAATTGGAATATGAAAGATTTGTTGTTTAA
- a CDS encoding AAA family ATPase has protein sequence MFGGFITWLQEKISPVFVIATANNIAQLPPELLRKGRFDEIFFVDLPKKAERKEIFKIHLQKRGRNPENFNLDLLAEKSDGFSGAEIEQAVISALYDVFYDKKELSTENILKAISETVPLSKTMSEQIEEIRNWSEGRARKAS, from the coding sequence GTGTTTGGCGGGTTCATCACATGGCTTCAGGAAAAAATATCGCCTGTTTTTGTAATCGCAACTGCAAACAATATCGCTCAACTACCACCTGAACTTTTGCGAAAAGGCAGGTTTGACGAGATATTTTTTGTGGATTTGCCAAAAAAAGCAGAACGAAAAGAAATATTCAAAATCCATCTCCAAAAAAGAGGAAGAAATCCTGAAAATTTCAATCTGGATTTACTTGCTGAAAAATCCGATGGATTCAGCGGTGCAGAAATAGAACAAGCAGTAATCTCAGCGCTCTACGATGTATTCTATGATAAAAAAGAACTGTCAACAGAAAACATTCTGAAAGCGATTTCCGAGACAGTCCCGCTATCCAAAACAATGTCCGAACAGATAGAAGAAATACGGAACTGGTCCGAAGGTAGAGCCAGAAAGGCATCTTAA